The genomic segment ATGGCGGTCCAGGTCACGAAAGTCCACAGGACCAGCGACGACAGCAGGTCCGTGAAGATGGTGGCGAACCAGAAGGCGGGGATGTCCGGCACCCCGAACAGGAAGTGGCCCAGGCTCGCCAGGCCCGAGAGCGAGAAGACCACCAGGTAGGCGTTCGCGGCCCAGAAACGCCGACGGGTGTAGGCGGAGTAGCCCAGTGCGGCGAAGGCGGCGAAGACGAACCAGCCGGCGCCGACCAGGATTTGGGTGGCTGCCAGGCTCAGGCCGTCCACCGGCGGGTAGTCCTCCGCGCGGATCGTGTTGTGCGCGTAGTGCAGGCCCGTGGTGAGCAGGCTCCCCGCCAGCACCCAGCGCAGGATCCGCAAACCCCGGTCATCCATGGTCGCTCCCCGACTTGATAGATCGCTCTAGCGCCGAGGGTAGGGCTGAAGCGGCCCCCGCGACAAGGGACAGGGCACAAGAGTCGCGGGGGCCGCAGAGAAAATCAGCGCTGGCGACCGTACAGGCGCATCGTGATGGGGCCGAACACGGCGATCAGCACCGCACACGAACCGAAGACCCACAGCAGGTCCGAACCCTCAACCGTGCCGTGCATCAAACCGCGTACCGAGCTGACCAGGTGCGTCACCGGGTTCACCTCGACCACCGTGCGCAGCCACGACGGCATGGTCGCCAGGTCGACGTAGATGTTGCTGCCGAAGGTCAGCGGCATCAGCACCATCATGCTCCAGCCCATCACCGACTTCGACGTCGACAACTTCAGCCCGAACATCGTCCACACCCACGACAGGCTGAACGAGAACACCAGCAGCATGGCCACCCCGGCCAGCACCCCGACGAACCCGCCGCCGGGCCGGAAACCCAGCAGCAGCCCCAAAAGGATGGTGATCGTGGCGCCGAGGAGATACCGGATGGCGTCGCCGAACAAGGCGCCGACGATCACCGACGGCCGCCAGATCGGCAGCGAGCGGAACCGGTCGAAGATGCCCTTCGAGATGTCCTCGTTGATGCCGACGCCGGTGTACATGGTGATCATCACGACGCTCTGCACCAGGATGCCCGGCAGGAAGAACTGCAGGTAGTTCTCGGTGGAACCGGCCAGCGCACCCCCGAACAGGTAGGTGAACATCAGCGTCATCATGATCGGGAACGCGGTCACGTCGAACAGCTGGTCCGGCACGTGCTTGATCTTCAGCAGCGCGCGCCAGCCGAAGGTGAACGAGGTGGACAGCGCGCTCGGCTTCGGCGGCCGTTCGCGGGTGGCCAGTGCCTTGAGCAGCCCGTCGTCGACGACCTGGGTGGACGTGGCCTGTGCGGATGTGGTGGTCATGCCACGCTCCCCTCGAGCTCTTCTTCGGTCTCTTCGGCGGTGTGCCCGGTGAGCGCCAGGAAGACCTCGTCCAGGCTCGGTTGCCCGAGCGAGTAGGCGGCCACCTTGACCCCGGCGGCGGGCAGTTCGGCCAGCGCCGCGGCCACCTTGTCCGGCTCGGGTACGCGCACGGTCAGCGCCACGGGATCGGAATCGTGCTCGATCGGCACGTCGAGCACCCGGGAGAGCACGCGACCGGCTTCCTCGCGCATTTCCGGCTCGGCCACCCGGACGTGCAGCGCGCCCGTGCCGACCGATGCCTTGAGCTGCCCCGAAGTGCCTTCGGCGATGATCTTGCCGCGGTCGATCACCGCGATCCGGTCGGCCAGCTGGTCGGCCTCCTCCAGGTACTGCGTGGTCAGCAGGACCGTGGTGCCGCCGGCGACCAGCGCGCGCACGATGTCCCAGACCTGGTTGCGGCTGCGTGGATCGAGGCCGGTGGTCGGCTCGTCGAGGAACATCAGGTCCGGGGCGATGACGATGCTGGCGGCGATGTCGATCCGCCGCCGCATGCCGCCGGAGTACGTCTTCACCAGCCGCTCGGCGGCCTCATCGAGCCCGAACGCCTCGAGCAGCTCGGTCGCCCGCTGCTTCGACGCGGGCCGCGAGAACCCGAGCAACCGGGCCAGCAGCACCAGGTTCTCCATGCCGCTGAGGTCCTCGTCGACCGAGGCGAACTGGCCGGTCAGGCTGACCCGCTTGCGCACCGCGTCGGCCTCGGTGGCCAGGTCGTGCCCGAACACGCGCGCCGATCCCCCGTCCGGGCGCAGCAGGGTGGCGAGCATGCGGATGGTCGTGGTCTTGCCCGCGCCGTTCGGCCCGAGGAAGCCGTAGACGCGCCCCTCCGGGACGGCGAGGTCGACCCCGTCCACCGCTCTCGTCTTGCCGAACGTCTTGACCAGGCCACTGGCCTCGATCGCCAAATCCATGGAACCCCCAAGGGTCGATCACCGGTATCGCTGGACTAGTTCTGCGAAGCGCTGCTCGGGCCAGGCTGGCCGGTCCCCGAGGACCAGCTCGGTGAACAACTGCTCGAGCCGGATCTGCCAGGCGGCCAGAACCGTAGCGCGCACCCCCGACAATTTCGCCGGGATCGTCTGGGTCAGCTCCACGTGGGTGGCGAGTTCGGGATCGTGGACGAGGCGCCAGCGCACCAGTCCGGCCGGTTCGCCGTCGTGGAGCCACCGGTAGGTCAGGTCCTGCGGCGCGTCCACCGCGGTCACCTCACCGGCCGGCACCGGGCCGATGGTGAACGGTAGCGGCGGTTCCTGCCCGACTTCAACCGGTTTCCCCCCGGAGAGTGCGGCCCACACGGTGTCGAACGCCCGCCACACCACGTCGAGCCGGAACACCACCCCGTCGTCGGTCACCTCCCCGCGTGCGACCTCGTATTCACGCAGGTAGGAAGTCATGAGCGGACGGTGGTCGAGCGGTTCCTCGGTGCGCCCGTCCAGCTCCGCGGAGAGCGCCGCGAGGCAGGTGTCCCAGCCCGCCGCGGTGCGGTGCGCGGTGAACCGCGCGCCCTCGGCCATGGTGTGCGTGAACACCAGCACGCAGCCGGACGCCGCGGGCAGGATCTCGAACCGCAGCACGTCGGCGTTCCAGCGGAAGGCGTACACCTTGGGTGAGTCGTATTCGAGGATCTCGCCGTAACTCGGCTCGTCCTCGCCGGGGAAGGTGAACTCCATCTTCGCGCCGGGCTTCAATTCGGCGGCGATCAACGCCGGGAACCACCGCGCCATTTCGGCGGGCTCGGTGATCGCGCGCCACACCTTGGCGGGTGAATGCGCGAGCTCGCGCTCGAACCGCAGTACCGGCTTGTCACCGATGGCGCTCAACACGGCCGGATTCATGACGGGTCCTCCTCATCGGGCATGGTTTCGAGGTGGCGTTCGAGCGCGTCCAGGCGCGAGTTCCAGAGCGCGCGGTACGGCGCGAGCCACGCGTCGATCTCGGCGAGCGGCTCGGGGCACAGCCGATACCACCGTCGCTGCGCGTCCTGGCGGACTTC from the Amycolatopsis magusensis genome contains:
- a CDS encoding ABC transporter permease, which encodes MTTTSAQATSTQVVDDGLLKALATRERPPKPSALSTSFTFGWRALLKIKHVPDQLFDVTAFPIMMTLMFTYLFGGALAGSTENYLQFFLPGILVQSVVMITMYTGVGINEDISKGIFDRFRSLPIWRPSVIVGALFGDAIRYLLGATITILLGLLLGFRPGGGFVGVLAGVAMLLVFSFSLSWVWTMFGLKLSTSKSVMGWSMMVLMPLTFGSNIYVDLATMPSWLRTVVEVNPVTHLVSSVRGLMHGTVEGSDLLWVFGSCAVLIAVFGPITMRLYGRQR
- a CDS encoding ATP-binding cassette domain-containing protein, whose translation is MDLAIEASGLVKTFGKTRAVDGVDLAVPEGRVYGFLGPNGAGKTTTIRMLATLLRPDGGSARVFGHDLATEADAVRKRVSLTGQFASVDEDLSGMENLVLLARLLGFSRPASKQRATELLEAFGLDEAAERLVKTYSGGMRRRIDIAASIVIAPDLMFLDEPTTGLDPRSRNQVWDIVRALVAGGTTVLLTTQYLEEADQLADRIAVIDRGKIIAEGTSGQLKASVGTGALHVRVAEPEMREEAGRVLSRVLDVPIEHDSDPVALTVRVPEPDKVAAALAELPAAGVKVAAYSLGQPSLDEVFLALTGHTAEETEEELEGSVA
- a CDS encoding SRPBCC family protein; its protein translation is MNPAVLSAIGDKPVLRFERELAHSPAKVWRAITEPAEMARWFPALIAAELKPGAKMEFTFPGEDEPSYGEILEYDSPKVYAFRWNADVLRFEILPAASGCVLVFTHTMAEGARFTAHRTAAGWDTCLAALSAELDGRTEEPLDHRPLMTSYLREYEVARGEVTDDGVVFRLDVVWRAFDTVWAALSGGKPVEVGQEPPLPFTIGPVPAGEVTAVDAPQDLTYRWLHDGEPAGLVRWRLVHDPELATHVELTQTIPAKLSGVRATVLAAWQIRLEQLFTELVLGDRPAWPEQRFAELVQRYR
- a CDS encoding ArsR/SmtB family transcription factor, encoding MATTFEVLAEPRRREILDLLRAGERPVGELVDRLTLTQPTVSKHLKVLREAGLVEVRQDAQRRWYRLCPEPLAEIDAWLAPYRALWNSRLDALERHLETMPDEEDPS